Proteins encoded in a region of the Diabrotica virgifera virgifera chromosome 4, PGI_DIABVI_V3a genome:
- the LOC126883262 gene encoding mpv17-like protein isoform X1, producing the protein MAFLKIVEQVFKNPLLVSQAFQVSGLLVTGDLIGQVFINKKKFREVDYIRTVRVGVLGATIIGTTVSSFFKILALTVDEKNKYVGIKKMLIDQLIFVPFIFLPLFMISVNVYVNCNSWKQTKEEMKNKYFSILLTNYKIWPLVQTLNFSYVPIPYQVFVTQSVAVLWNTYLIWKTVNVRKEESKQKVVM; encoded by the exons ATGGcgtttctgaaaattgtggaaCAGGTATTCAAAAATCCACTCTTAGTAAGTCAAGCTTTTCAAGTATCTGGTTTACTGGTTACAGGAGATCTAATAGGACaagtatttattaataaaaagaaATTTCGGGAGGTAGATTATATTAGAACTGTACGAGTTGGTGTCCTAGGTGCAACTATAATT GGAACTACTGTATCATCATTTTTCAAAATTCTGGCACTAACCGTAGacgaaaaaaacaaatatgtgGGCATCAAGAAAATGTTAATTGACCAATTAATTTTTGTCCCATTCATATTTTTACCGCTATTCATGATAAGTGTGAACGTATACGTGAACTGTAACTCATGGAAACAGACTAAAGAAGAAATGAAGAATAAATATTTTAGCATTTTATTGACGAATTACAAGATATGGCCGCTTGTGCAAACCCTCAATTTTAGTTACGTTCCAATTCCCTATCAAGTATTTGTCACGCAATCAGTAGCTGTGCTCTGGAATACGTATTTAATTTGGAAAACAGTGAATGTCCGCAAAGAAGAGAGTAAACAAAAAGTTGTAATGTAA
- the LOC126883262 gene encoding protein Mpv17-like isoform X2, translated as MKNYVYIVSHTQSHGVSENCGTGDLIGQVFINKKKFREVDYIRTVRVGVLGATIIGTTVSSFFKILALTVDEKNKYVGIKKMLIDQLIFVPFIFLPLFMISVNVYVNCNSWKQTKEEMKNKYFSILLTNYKIWPLVQTLNFSYVPIPYQVFVTQSVAVLWNTYLIWKTVNVRKEESKQKVVM; from the exons atgaaaaattaTGTATATATAGTCAGTCATACTCAGTCACATGGcgtttctgaaaattgtggaaCAG GAGATCTAATAGGACaagtatttattaataaaaagaaATTTCGGGAGGTAGATTATATTAGAACTGTACGAGTTGGTGTCCTAGGTGCAACTATAATT GGAACTACTGTATCATCATTTTTCAAAATTCTGGCACTAACCGTAGacgaaaaaaacaaatatgtgGGCATCAAGAAAATGTTAATTGACCAATTAATTTTTGTCCCATTCATATTTTTACCGCTATTCATGATAAGTGTGAACGTATACGTGAACTGTAACTCATGGAAACAGACTAAAGAAGAAATGAAGAATAAATATTTTAGCATTTTATTGACGAATTACAAGATATGGCCGCTTGTGCAAACCCTCAATTTTAGTTACGTTCCAATTCCCTATCAAGTATTTGTCACGCAATCAGTAGCTGTGCTCTGGAATACGTATTTAATTTGGAAAACAGTGAATGTCCGCAAAGAAGAGAGTAAACAAAAAGTTGTAATGTAA